The Mauremys reevesii isolate NIE-2019 linkage group 1, ASM1616193v1, whole genome shotgun sequence genome has a segment encoding these proteins:
- the CDCA3 gene encoding cell division cycle-associated protein 3 isoform X1, with product MREAGPAPARQPSGRGAASSSLLSSSSGGAGRPRVTPQRFHFPQGSLLEADPGAEDSPLLVPAAMGAAESFPATPTSKPFLNKHLAHVSDPRSPTPGILRTPIEVESSPQRSPLAEPKEAVRATEQIQSWDPRSPTLGISRTPMKAVMADTINCLVKQLSEAFGAETMEQESLLEKSLDQGPNLGAACVPGEETNGKNPQGEGSARDASQEKIPMRDEEKQPPSNTCAQPVMRPARFTDPPRTSGGKPTRRKASSKVLAASGGSGRSPLSILQDDNSPSTLTPRQGKRHPSLAENLGEWKEVAADPGCSLKSGGRAWNDLNKENQHCRLVEN from the exons ATGCGGGAagccggcccggcccctgcccggcAGCCGAGCGGGCGCGGGGccgcctccagctccctgctcagcagcagcagcggcggggCTGGGCGCCCGCGGGTAACTCCGCAGCGTTTCCATTTCCCGcagggctccctgctggaggCGGACCCGGGCGCGGAGGACTCGCCACTCCTGGTGCCCGCAGCCATGGGGGCTGCTGAGAGCTTCCCTGCGACACCCACTTCGAAACCCTTCCTCAACAAGCACCTGGCACACGTCAGCGACCCCCGCTCCCCCACACCCGGGATCCTGAGGACCCCCATTGAG GTGGAGAGCTCCCCTCAGAGAAGCCCCTTGGCTGAGCCCAAGGAAGCAGTGAGGGCAACTGAACAGATCCAGAGTTGGGACCCTCGCTCGCCAACCCTTGGCATCTCACGCACCCCTATGAAGGCTGTGATGGCTG ACACCATAAATTGTTTGGTGAAGCAGCTCAGCGAGgcctttggggcagagaccatggaGCAGGAGTCGCTGCTGGAAAAGTCATTAGACCAGGGGCCAAATCTTGGAGCTGCCTGCGTTCCAGGGGAGGAGACAAATGGAAAGAACCCTCAGGGGGAAGGCTCTGCCAGGGATGCGTCTCAGGAAAAGATCCCAATGCGGGATGAGGAGAAGCAGCCACCTTCCAACACTTGTGCTCAGCCTGTAATGAGACCAGCTCGCTTCACTGACCCACCTCGCACCTCCG ggggCAAACCCACAAGACGCAAGGCCAGCAGTAAAGTCTTGGCAGCCTCTGGTGGTAGCGGGCGCTCTCCCCTCAGCATCCTACAGGACGACAATTCCCCGAGTACTCTCACTCCTCGCCAG GGTAAGAGGCACCCATCACTGGCAGAGAACCTGggggagtggaaggaggtggCAGCAGATCCAGGGTGCAGCCTCAAATCAGGGGGCCGTGCCTGGAATGACTTGAACAAAGAGAATCAACACTGTCGTTTGGTGGAGAATTAA
- the CDCA3 gene encoding cell division cycle-associated protein 3 isoform X2: MSLRHRKPVVYWGRERAAAAGANGGAEPGAADLNRGGDWAQGSLLEADPGAEDSPLLVPAAMGAAESFPATPTSKPFLNKHLAHVSDPRSPTPGILRTPIEVESSPQRSPLAEPKEAVRATEQIQSWDPRSPTLGISRTPMKAVMADTINCLVKQLSEAFGAETMEQESLLEKSLDQGPNLGAACVPGEETNGKNPQGEGSARDASQEKIPMRDEEKQPPSNTCAQPVMRPARFTDPPRTSGGKPTRRKASSKVLAASGGSGRSPLSILQDDNSPSTLTPRQGKRHPSLAENLGEWKEVAADPGCSLKSGGRAWNDLNKENQHCRLVEN, translated from the exons ATGAGCCTGCGTCACAGGAAGCCTGTTGTATATTGGGGGCGGGAGCGAGCGGCAGCCGCTGGGGCCAATGGGGGCGCGGAGCCGGGCGCGGCAGATTTGAATCGCGGCGGAGACTGGGCCCAG ggctccctgctggaggCGGACCCGGGCGCGGAGGACTCGCCACTCCTGGTGCCCGCAGCCATGGGGGCTGCTGAGAGCTTCCCTGCGACACCCACTTCGAAACCCTTCCTCAACAAGCACCTGGCACACGTCAGCGACCCCCGCTCCCCCACACCCGGGATCCTGAGGACCCCCATTGAG GTGGAGAGCTCCCCTCAGAGAAGCCCCTTGGCTGAGCCCAAGGAAGCAGTGAGGGCAACTGAACAGATCCAGAGTTGGGACCCTCGCTCGCCAACCCTTGGCATCTCACGCACCCCTATGAAGGCTGTGATGGCTG ACACCATAAATTGTTTGGTGAAGCAGCTCAGCGAGgcctttggggcagagaccatggaGCAGGAGTCGCTGCTGGAAAAGTCATTAGACCAGGGGCCAAATCTTGGAGCTGCCTGCGTTCCAGGGGAGGAGACAAATGGAAAGAACCCTCAGGGGGAAGGCTCTGCCAGGGATGCGTCTCAGGAAAAGATCCCAATGCGGGATGAGGAGAAGCAGCCACCTTCCAACACTTGTGCTCAGCCTGTAATGAGACCAGCTCGCTTCACTGACCCACCTCGCACCTCCG ggggCAAACCCACAAGACGCAAGGCCAGCAGTAAAGTCTTGGCAGCCTCTGGTGGTAGCGGGCGCTCTCCCCTCAGCATCCTACAGGACGACAATTCCCCGAGTACTCTCACTCCTCGCCAG GGTAAGAGGCACCCATCACTGGCAGAGAACCTGggggagtggaaggaggtggCAGCAGATCCAGGGTGCAGCCTCAAATCAGGGGGCCGTGCCTGGAATGACTTGAACAAAGAGAATCAACACTGTCGTTTGGTGGAGAATTAA
- the CDCA3 gene encoding cell division cycle-associated protein 3 isoform X3 gives MGAAESFPATPTSKPFLNKHLAHVSDPRSPTPGILRTPIEVESSPQRSPLAEPKEAVRATEQIQSWDPRSPTLGISRTPMKAVMADTINCLVKQLSEAFGAETMEQESLLEKSLDQGPNLGAACVPGEETNGKNPQGEGSARDASQEKIPMRDEEKQPPSNTCAQPVMRPARFTDPPRTSGGKPTRRKASSKVLAASGGSGRSPLSILQDDNSPSTLTPRQGKRHPSLAENLGEWKEVAADPGCSLKSGGRAWNDLNKENQHCRLVEN, from the exons ATGGGGGCTGCTGAGAGCTTCCCTGCGACACCCACTTCGAAACCCTTCCTCAACAAGCACCTGGCACACGTCAGCGACCCCCGCTCCCCCACACCCGGGATCCTGAGGACCCCCATTGAG GTGGAGAGCTCCCCTCAGAGAAGCCCCTTGGCTGAGCCCAAGGAAGCAGTGAGGGCAACTGAACAGATCCAGAGTTGGGACCCTCGCTCGCCAACCCTTGGCATCTCACGCACCCCTATGAAGGCTGTGATGGCTG ACACCATAAATTGTTTGGTGAAGCAGCTCAGCGAGgcctttggggcagagaccatggaGCAGGAGTCGCTGCTGGAAAAGTCATTAGACCAGGGGCCAAATCTTGGAGCTGCCTGCGTTCCAGGGGAGGAGACAAATGGAAAGAACCCTCAGGGGGAAGGCTCTGCCAGGGATGCGTCTCAGGAAAAGATCCCAATGCGGGATGAGGAGAAGCAGCCACCTTCCAACACTTGTGCTCAGCCTGTAATGAGACCAGCTCGCTTCACTGACCCACCTCGCACCTCCG ggggCAAACCCACAAGACGCAAGGCCAGCAGTAAAGTCTTGGCAGCCTCTGGTGGTAGCGGGCGCTCTCCCCTCAGCATCCTACAGGACGACAATTCCCCGAGTACTCTCACTCCTCGCCAG GGTAAGAGGCACCCATCACTGGCAGAGAACCTGggggagtggaaggaggtggCAGCAGATCCAGGGTGCAGCCTCAAATCAGGGGGCCGTGCCTGGAATGACTTGAACAAAGAGAATCAACACTGTCGTTTGGTGGAGAATTAA